The following nucleotide sequence is from Paroedura picta isolate Pp20150507F chromosome 1, Ppicta_v3.0, whole genome shotgun sequence.
GCTGTGCAGATCACTCCCCTCAAAGACACCAAAAAGCACAGGGAGAAGATGGTAAGTAGCAATGAAGGCATCATGCAGGAGGCAGAGGCTGCTATTTTGGTGGAGCAGAACAATGAAACATcaaaacaaattcagagtccataccttgaataaaattgtgttggtcttaaaggtgccattggactctaaatttgttctgctgcgtcagaccaacacgactacccacttgaatgaaaCATAAGGTTTAATGGCAATGTTGGCCTATGGCGCtttctcagaaaaaaaaacaacaactttagttctGCTATGTGGATAGCATAAGTAGCAAGGGCTCTAAACTACATCCACATAATTCTTAAATGAATCCAtaaatctttaaggccatctgtggtctgggtccagtgtgtctaagggaccacctatctgagtACACCTCCCGATGAGCATTAAGCTTGGCCAGTGCCAAcaggctgatgatccctggccccaaagaggtgcgTCAGGCCTCGATGAGGACCAGGACCAAGTGTTCCCACCCCTGAGCCCAAGGAGGATGGAATCCTGTTTCTATCAGCTGCTGGATGTTTATTGTTCACTGCCTATATTTTTAATGGAACTGTTTTAATCATAGTGGGCCATTATATTGTAATCATAACATGTTGTTAGCTACCCCAGAACACAACTGAAGGGTgggatatcaatcaatcaatcaatcaatcaatcaatcaatcaatcaatcaatcaatcaatcaatcaatcaattgaatATTAATAGAGAATACCACTACTGCTGTGAAGTTGTTGAGCTAGATGACTTTAGATGTTCTCATGGTCAGGCATTATTTTGCCCCCATATGACTGCAGTTATTTCCATTGTCTTTGTTGCTCCGACTCATCCTAGCTTCAGAAAAGAGGGCATGACAGCTCCTTGTTCTGGGCCCCAGTTTCCAGGTGGCTGAAAGACAGTGTGATGCTGTCCTGATGGCTGATAATATATATTTGGCCACCGTTGCTCCTTACAACCCTGAGTACACCAAGAGAGAATCATTGGAGGCAATGAGTTTAGCATTGCCATAGGACAGGTAATGCTACCAGTGCAATAGGTTTGCTTTATGTGAGTTCTTCCTGTCCCATGGCTGAAATAAGTAAAACTAATATGAGCCATGAAAGTAAAAAATGTTCACCAAGGACACTGTAAGATAATTATTTGTTTCTGTTTACATTTTAGTCCCTCCCCTTGGTTCCTGTACTCTTGGATGACCCCTTGGATCATTCTGATGAAGCTTAGACATacggcaaatgagaacaaggactTTTCAGTATTGCAGAAAATAATACTGTTGTGGAAAATGCTTTTCAGAAATGTCCCTTAGACACAAAATGTGCCTGCCTTTAAGCACCAGGAGAAGACTATCTTGCtcttctaagccagcctttttcaaccttttgaccatggaagagcccctgaaatattttttcaggctttggggagccctggaagtgatgtcagttggttACACCTCCTCACCATGTCCCCTGGAAGtgtcatgtcactggaagtgacatcaccacccatgttaacaggctcaaggaagactgggggtggggggaggagacaggaTGTGGTTAAGCTGGGGGTAGGCGTGTAGGCTCCACACCCTCCCATGCACAGAAACCATGACAGAAGCCACTCATATTCGTGaagggggggagcaatggaaatgattggttccctagcttgtggccaaatccattaaggcaggaggtgaAAGGCGATGGATCCCCTCCAAAGTTCCTATGGACCCCTGGAGGCccccagacccctggttgggaatccctgttctaagcTAATTACATCATGTCTAGTTGTAGTTTGTGCTGCTGCtggtttctgttttgctttgcagtTGCTTATTGCATTATTGCTGCTATATTGATCTCTTTTACAGTGTTTGCATTGATTGCAAGCCTCCCTGAACACACTACGTGGAAAGGGATATGGAAATATTTTCAGTAAATAGGTTTTGGACTACATTTTGTTCTCAGTACAACTAACAGTATGAGAGAAATAAAAACTAGATAaggcatatatttaaaatatcctATTAAAAACAGCAATATCAAATTGGTCAAAAGCACTACCATTAAAAAAACGCACTAAACCAGCATTAGCTTGCTAAAATCCTAGTTTAATATCACAAATATCCAAATGGTTAGCAGAATTAAAACCATGCCAATAATTTTAATACCAAGTGTCTCTTGAACTATTCCTGAAAACTATTCCATCCTTATCCTTATGGTATTACCCAAGCTTCTTGAAATGATGGTCTGTGGAGCAAGGCTGAATGTGGTGGGATGAAGGGCAAGctcttcttgtttttgtttcagGATCCTGCAAGGGACACCCCAGCTTCTTCATACATTCCAGATTACATGATGGAAACGTTAGACAATAAGAACCAAGCAGAACGGCTGGCAGTCAGTACCCAAAGAGGGACTAGTGGTTTACCTCCTGAAACATACTCCAGGATGGCAGAGATCAGCAGTTTGGAGGGAATGGGTCAACTGACTAATAGGCAGATCACAGCAGCTGACCTTGACCTGGAGAAGATAAGGTTGGACAGTGCAATGACCAGGATGAGGTTCAGGCATGAAGATAATGAAAAGAGGCGGCAGCATGAGGAAAAAATGGAACAGATGCGTCACCAGGCAGTTTCTCGATCAGTAAGTAACAGAAACCTAATGGACTGATACAATAGTTCAATAAAAACAGATGCCAGCGTGTGCATTGAACACAtcagctagtttggtgtagtggttaggagttctaatCCGGcatcctgggtttgattccgcactcccccacatgcagccagctgggtgaccttgggctcaccacagcactgataaagctgttctgacaagcagtgatatcagggctctctcagcctcacccaccttagaggatgtctgttgtggggagaggaaagggaaggcaactgtaagccgctttgagcctccttcgggtaaagaaaagcggcatataagaaccaactcttcttcatatcgaGGCAGATCTTTGGTCTATTAAGGTCAGTGTAATCCACTCTTACTTATAGCAAGTCTTCAGGTTTCCAGGTCAAAAGATGTTCACTTCACCCACCACTACCTAATCTTTAACTGGCACTCCCAAGGACTGAATGTAGGAACTTCCTTTTGCAagacagatgctcttccactgagctatggtCCTTCTCTGATCCAGGCtaatgtgtggccccttccatacAATTGAAGATGATGGTTTTGGATGATAAAGCAGTCAACCACTTGATACCTAGGTGCAATGTATCCAACaatgtatttgaaaaataccTATGAACCATTTGAACCAGCCTCTAGATTTATGAAAACCAGGAAACTGACTACTTGAAACATCAAGGGGGATCTGGAACTGGAGAAAGCCAAAGATTCTCAATGCCTAtggaggctgccattttgtttattgttactgcttatttgtttgtttgtttgtttgtttataatgtaTATTATCCATCTTTCTGCCTTGTagcactcaaggcagcttacactataaataaaacagttataAAATACAAAAGATTAGAGTTCAAATTTCAATCAGGACTGctgataaataaaaactaaatttcTCAAGTACAGTCCAAATTAAACTGTCTTCATCCGCCTCCTGAAGATCTAAAGTGAGGAGGGCAGATGACAGGGCAGGTTGTTGCATaactgtggggctgccactgaaaaggccctctctcataTACCCACCAGGTGAGCTTCTTTGATTGGAGGAACAGTCAGGAGGGCCACTCCCTATGATCTTAATTCTCAGGAAGAAATGTATGGAAGAAGATGGTCCTTCATATCATCTAGTCCTAAACTATGCAGGGATTTGAAggacaaaaccaacaccttgaattggtcTTGGGAGCAGACTAGAAGCCCATGTAATTTTTGTAAAATCAAGACCAACTACTCCTAATAATTGGCCTCAACTAGGAATCTTGCTGCAGCATTCTACACTAGATTCAGTTtttgaacactcttcaaggggtAGCCCCAAGTATAATGCATTGCAATAATCCAGTCTGGATGTAACCCCGCCCCCTGAAAAagcaacttttaatttttttagtaCATTACAAACAGGGAACCCAGAAGTTTCTTCTGTATCCATCCCCTACTGTTTTATTTCCCCCAAAATTTAGTCCAGCTTTGATCAAAATGTGCTGGCCATCCATGCAAAATTCATGAATGGAAACAGAATTTCGAATGTATCTGAATTTGTACAACACTTCCCAAGGTATTGTTGAAGTGTACCTGATGTAGCAATTTTCTTGCCTCCAAGCAGATCTGGCCAATTGCTAGGAGACCTCTTGGGAATTTAAATATTTGCATTGTCAAACAGCTGAGTTGACAACTAGATTTCTATTGGGACAAAACTTTTACACTGACACATAAATTGGTTGTTCTGTTATCTGATACTAATCTTCTGATTAATTATAGTGTGCCATTGCTTTCACTGGCTGCCAGGAAAATCTGAGCCATACTTACCCATCAGAGAGTtaacatttttaaccttttagtgCTTGACATTTTATGGGATCTGATTTATTTCCATACCTTGGTTTATAATGATTTATTGTCTGATCAGATATTGATTTTaactgtatatatatttatatgttgtAATGCCCTGTGGCTATAAACAGTAAAAACTATATGACATATAAACTATAATACCTTGCATacaatgaagaaagaaagaggggttACAAAAGTAATAAATAATCTTCACATAGCCCAAAGCCATAGAATATACAGTCTCTTTACGTTCATAGAAATGAATTAAAGTTGAGCCCATTTAGATTCCTGTGGGCtgattctgctttgtttttttccattgttcatcctgctgaattcatattgatttgaacccaggtcttcctcccccctcccccattgaaacagaaagaggagagcagtGGCACTCTCAAGGATTGAATGTAGGAATGTAGGATTGAATGTAGCATGAAGCTGAATTAAATTTCCTGaactggtgtgtgtgttgggggggggggggtcgggtgaagtccagctgccactagtgctttatttcttctcttttgactcctgagccagcagcagcctttcaGAGAACGagggaaatctctgctgagaaaaatatgggcttttggagcacagtcactttaagacagggagggaagcctgcaactgggaaccaggaagtgtttgaactgataccctggccaatcagggaagattgctttgctacatcagtgttGCAGTcacggagcaggaagttaattctcaaaaagcagaaatctacacttaaaCTGGTGGCAGTTTTTCAGATATTGTGGCTTATATCCGCTCCCGGatttcatgggggaaaggtagggtcactgcacatcaatcatgcatgttgtagagggaaaatttaaagcatccaaatcaaaatggaaatcaaatacagttcagaagggaggggtttatttgagctgggaatggataaaaagccctgtgcagactctaTCCTGGACTCTGACTGAAACCAGGCAACTGAATGTCTTAACAAGTGcatcatttccttttcctttccttctcctttcctccacagaTTGGACAAGAGCTTCACGAGCTACTCCAGCCCCAGAACCAGTatgcccttttttttttctgcttcatcTTTATCCATGTTATTTACACTGCTAGGGAGCTGGCTTTCTATTTTATTACAAAGCACCACATATTCTGCTTTGTCATTGTGCTGTATTTCATTTTCAAGAAGACTGTCCTGGGTTACAGAAATAAGAAGAAATAGCCAGGAAACAACAACAGATTTTAGacagtgaagaaaaagaaaaagagaacaaacaaccccctcccccacttcctaAAGTGTCCTGTTTCCCAGATCTGTCTTCCCTGCTCTGAATTATTTCCCTCTTACACTGTGTGCAATAAGAACACAGTTTTAGATGTGGCTTAGGGTCTTACTCTTCCCTCTTTTGCATGCTGCCCTTCAGCATTGTTTGTCATTATTCTGTTGCAGATGACCACCTGAGCCTGCCACATTAATAAAATGACTGGGAATAAAAAATATCTGTTGGTGTTCTTGATTTATTAATGTTTGAACTTGCCTCCATCTGAGTCAGACCACAGGTTCATCTGTAGCGAGATCTACTCTGATCAACAAGGTCTCAATAGAGATCCTATTCAGAAGAGGGTCTACCCTACGGATGTTGTTCCCCGAGATTCTTtaggtggagatgccaggggctgaGACAGGGCTAGAACTACAAGCACTCTActtgtattgcattttatttgGAACTGGAAAGGGAGAAATTGTGGAGATTGCCAATCCTGTTGATATGTGTGTTTCTACTACAGGAGTGTCTATTCTGTCCCAGTATGtcccctggagcagtggtccccaatctttttcgggctggggactgggggggtagagggaggcatgggcagcAGGCGcacctccatcccccaccccccgtggCGCAGTGCTCGCTGCGCTGGGGAGTtttgggaagggaatagcaatgTATAATTTTAAACTGCAATGTTTCCAATGGATTTTACATACGTTATGGTTAAAATGtttactgtaaactgctctgagcctgctTACAGGGAGAGGCTgcctataaatcaaaataatagtaataatatttgTGCAACACCTTTGACTTTTCAGGATGTGAATGGACATCACTAGAGGGGAAAGAATTTCTGCTAGAGACTAAAACGGGTCTGCAATGGCGGGGGAGGCTTTTAGCAGCAATCTCTCGCCCCTTCACTCTCCTCCTCAGTTTCTTGAACTCTGTTATCCTTTGGTGTTTCTCCTGAGAGGCTCTTTCTTTGGTTGTGCTGGAACAGACAACATTCAGAGGATTTAAGGCTGGTTGGAATATTAGTTGTTGCCTGGGTACCATTTGTTTCTTTACTGAGTTGATAGTCTGTCTTTCTCGCTGAGACCCAAGGCAGATGACTCAATTTTTGGAAATGCAATAAAACAGCATGACAACACAAGTAAGGATGCAATAAAACTGGAACCCAAAAGGAGTGCAGAGTACAATGAAACCAGTATGATGCCCTTATCCCATTTCCACCTGTGTAAAAATGATCAATTCCATTTTGGGTATTGACAGGAGGAACAGGTGTGTGCATAATGGGATACCACACCCAGAACTAACAGATCTCCTAGGCCTGTTACCAGCTCCTGAATCTAGAAAAGTGTTCTGCGAAAGGCCACGTGGAAAGCTGGTCTCCATTGTCTGATCTGTTAAATGCAAACCTTCCACTGATTGCTGAAGCCGACCCCTGATACAATTTGTCTGTGTATAAAGTGTCCTTTTAGCTTGGTCTAAGTGCAGGAGAATATAAGAAtgcaaaggggtgtgtgtgtgcaggaaagaTGCATTCAGGATATTGAGGTCTAGAGATTTGGTGCACAGATCAGTTTTAGCTGTGTTTTCAGGCTACTAATAACACCTACGACAATATCAGTCCTTTCTCTGACACGGATTGAAAGGTAAGACTTTAGGATTGTTATTTCTTTAAgcagtttcatttccttcttaGTAAGATATGATTAAAatcagggaggggagagaatacCTTGCGAATCTTCACCATGTCCGAAATAGCTGTTTCTCATTTAGACAGGAGCAGGTAGTAAAAAAATTCCTCTGATCATCACTGGACAAGGTCTGCAGGCAAATGTATCAGTTGACAGAAGGATTGCCTATCTGTCAAACTCCACCCCTTAGAagccagaggcagcagcagaagcagccctTTAAGGAAGCCTGAGAGGGACGGCAATTGGGCTATGAGGAGCAGACCTGAAGTTGCTCTCCAAGAAGGTAGGagtggagaaaagggggggggtctctttgcGATTTGCAGCTATTGCTGGAGAACTTTGGAGGCTCAAGATGTGGTGGTAAGTAGCATGGCACTTAATCTTGGGTAAAGAGTAAAGAGAAAAGCATTAAGGGGCATCCTTCAGGGGTGTCGTGGTAATCTGTCAGCCTAGCATCTTGTCAGCTGGGGTGACATAGGGGCTCATGACAGAAGCTGGAAAATCATCTGCTCAAATGTCCTTTCTGTCATGAACTAACTGGATGGCCTGAAGCAAGCTGATGCTTTCTTGGCCTCAGTCACCCATCTGTAATGTGGGCACATTGACATTGGCTTGCCTTATAGGGTTGCTGTAAGAAAGACTGAAGACTCTGCATGTAAAGAAGCGAGACGTACTATTTGAATAGGAATCCCGAGGCTGGATAAATCTAGTTTGCTTGAAATGCCCTGAGTTTCTGCTTTTTTATGGACAGAGGCTGTGTACTGTTACAGCTAGGCAGAAAATCAACAGGCAACCAAAGGCAAGAAGCTTTTCTAAGGAAAGGGATGGAATTATGACTCCTACTTTACCTGGTGAATTTCTGCCTCTCAAAGGTACAGAGCCTCTGACTGCAAAAGTGGTACAGCTACAGAAGCCAGCAGCATAACATTCTGAGTAGGCCCTCTTATGGCTCTCCGGAGTCATTACACAAACTTTATCACTGAGTTTATACAGATAAAAATATTTGCCTTGAGGGGCGGGAAATCATTTGTGCAACCGGAGTCACACCACCTTCCTTTTCAGAgtctctgttctccatttttacaAACTGTGAGTTATGCATATGTTATAAACTTGCAGCCCCCTGCACAAACCAGGTCTTGAAGGTGTGGAGGGCAGAAGTGGGTCCAGTGTTGTGCTCAGTTGTATGTTTCAAACACATATCTTAAAATATCCAGATGTGTATGTCTGTAAACAGGAGATTCAGCCAAATTACTGTTTTGACTATTTTAATCCATTGAAAGACTCATTGACTTAGCATGATAAAATATTTACTGTCAGTTTCTTGTTTTGAAAGATGTCTTAAGTGTCTTGTCAATCAAGCGATTTCCATAATGGTTTTGCACTCCTGGCTGGATTATTCACAAGTGCCCCGCTTGCATTAAAACCAACCTGCAGGACATATTTGATTAATGTTGAACAGAGTCATTTTCCGGATTGGCCCATTCTTGCCTTTATTCCCAGTACAGTCAAAAGGGAGTCAGGGGGCAGTGGGATTTGGCAGGTTGGGAAAGATAGCTCAGTGGCTTGTTCCCTAAAGACTCCTACATTATTCTGGTTGGAAAaactgccttgggggggggcagaaccctGGTTCTACTAAATGCACAACATGCCCAGCttgagaaattacttctgaattaTACCTATTGTTAAGTAGAATgctgccaaacccccccccccccagcaataagAGAAACTGGTTTGGTATAGCAGCTGGAGTAGGAGACTATAGTGTGTCAAAGATCTGGATATAGCTCCCTACTTTGCCATGGATTTTCGGGAATAATTTTCAGCCAGTCATCATTTCAGCTTCATCTAgtcattgtgagaataaaacaaggGCTGTCCAGAACTCCTTGGAGAAGTGGAACAAAAgtataacaaaaataataaagagGCTTGTGTCTTTGGCAGGCATAACTTCACTTAACTGGCTTTATAACACTCATATTCTGTGTGGAGAGTAAACAGTGCTGGCTGGAGTCATGTTGGTGCTACTGAGGTACAATCCTCTAGTCTGAAATACATGGGGAGAACAGCAGCATGTGTGCATGGACTCAGCCAGTAGAAATGTTATACATGGGCAAAGGAAAGAGACATGGGAGGGTACATAGAAGTATTCAAATGCTTGTTAGAAGACAGGCAAAgcactggcggcggcagcagtATATCTGGGCATTGCTTCATATGCTCCTGAAAATGTCCCTGGAAAAGGCATGTACTTCCCTCAAGGGACACCTGTACTTTTCATACTTGCTGCAATGCGGTGCAATAAGAAATCAGAACTGTAGGGGGTTCATTCTTTTTCTAAGAATTCTTTCCAGAGCATTGTGAAGGTTAGAGGATTGGACCTGGACAAGGGAGGAGGCCTGGGTTCACAGTCCTGCTTTTAATGATAAGAGATAACCAGAATAATTATTTTGACTCTCTGGTAGCAGGTGCAGGGAAAATACTCTTCAGGGCTACCTGGAGaagtgctgccagtcagagcagacaatactgaggtAGACAAactattggtctgattcagcctgTGGAAATTgcagccactgtgggtgggcaggtcgttgtgagttcttgcattgtacaggagtcggactagatgaccctggacggcccttccaaatctatgattctatggtatcgTGGGAAAGGTGGAGTTCATATTCTGAAGCTTAATGTgtgaccttggtccagctgctctctctcagcctaccagACCTCACAGGTCTGTAGTGAAGACAAAACTCAGGTGGGGGGAGGCATGTATGGTGGCCTTGTCTCCTTGCAGGAAGGATGCTGTGAAAATGGACAGAAAGAGGATCCTTCTGAGAAATGCCAACTTGCACCTCTTTACCACAAGATGGCAGCACCTCACTGCATAAATTGAGTGTTTGCATGGTTTGTTTGCATTTtctcatcatcttcatctttcaGAAGACCAATAGCCAGCAAGTGCAGAGCATATTTGTATTGATATGTTGCAAATATATCTAATCTTTATGCTgtttccattatttttttaaaaaatgttaactaGATCTCAAAACAGCTCTAGGATAATTTTACATGAATCGTTATTTGTATGCATTCATAATGGTGCTTTAAAAATTAGCATTAGCAAAAGGGGTAGGGCACTTTTCCTAGGAGCTTACAGTTACAATgttggcagctgggggggggggcaacaaaagCATCTAAGGGATGTGAAGTTACAAAGTTTCATAGGGCAAAAGAGCTCCTGTCTTTAAGTAtgttaaaggttgtcacttagaggagggcagggagcgattcctgttggaagcagaggacaggacccacagtattGGCTTTAAACTGTTtactggctaaatatcaggaaaaatgttttcacagtcagagtagttcatcaatggaatcaactgcctacgaaggtggtgagctccccctccctgacagtcttcaaactgaggctggacagatacttatcaaggatgcttcaGACTGATCTgacattgagcagtgggttgcaCTAcatctggggtggccaaactgtggttttccataggtccatgagcttctgccagcatgatgggaattgtagtcactggaattgtagttcatggacatc
It contains:
- the LOC143836390 gene encoding uncharacterized protein LOC143836390; the protein is METPRDPHSSSDFSNFETESVHHTDKEIQADLDHTSNLEESEFSYQGGAAEFQEMQAGIEFAVQITPLKDTKKHREKMDPARDTPASSYIPDYMMETLDNKNQAERLAVSTQRGTSGLPPETYSRMAEISSLEGMGQLTNRQITAADLDLEKIRLDSAMTRMRFRHEDNEKRRQHEEKMEQMRHQAVSRSIGQELHELLQPQNQYALFFFCFIFIHVIYTARELAFYFITKHHIFCFVIVLYFIFKKTVLGYRNKKK